One genomic segment of Synechocystis sp. LKSZ1 includes these proteins:
- a CDS encoding anti-sigma regulatory factor — protein sequence MIAISLPPQKRSWSTLSFSSTLYLCPILDLLLAHVPPTLQAEIRLGLQEALVNAAIHGNQLDPSKAIVVEFSVSREGLCWVISDQGSGFIPHCHCASCSSTEIAPLPPDEAESGRGLSILHQIFDQVDWNTKGTQLRLSKRLPRMQMA from the coding sequence GTGATTGCGATTTCCCTACCTCCCCAAAAACGGAGTTGGAGTACACTCAGTTTCTCATCAACGCTCTACCTTTGCCCCATTCTCGATCTTTTGCTGGCCCATGTTCCGCCAACGCTTCAAGCTGAAATCCGCCTAGGATTACAAGAGGCCCTGGTTAACGCCGCAATCCATGGTAACCAACTAGATCCCAGTAAAGCGATCGTGGTGGAATTTTCCGTTTCCCGAGAGGGCCTCTGTTGGGTCATTTCTGACCAAGGGAGTGGTTTTATCCCCCATTGCCATTGTGCTTCCTGCTCTTCTACTGAAATAGCACCTCTACCTCCAGACGAAGCAGAATCCGGACGAGGTCTAAGTATTCTCCATCAGATTTTTGACCAAGTCGATTGGAATACCAAGGGAACTCAACTGCGTCTCAGTAAGCGACTACCGAGAATGCAAATGGCCTGA
- a CDS encoding NAD(P)H-quinone oxidoreductase subunit 4 — MTEQLPWLSILILLPLVAAFLIPLLPDKEGKQVRWYALGVALADFILMIYVFSRNYDITSSSLQLAEKYPWIPQFGLSWSVSVDGISMPLVLLAGLVTTLSIFAAWQVNHKPRLFYFLMLVLYAAQIGVFVAQDMLLLFIMWELELVPVYLLVSIWGGQKRQYAAMKFLLYTAAASIFILVAALGMAFYGNQVTFDMVELGLKNYPLALELFLYGGLLLAFGVKLAVFPLHTWLPDAHGEASAPVSMILAGVLLKMGGYGLLRLNLGILDQAHVYFAPILVILGVVNIVYGAFTSFAQTNMKRRLAYSSVSHMGFVLLGIASFTDLGISGAMLQMLSHGLIAAVLFFLAGVTYDRTHTLSLPDMGNIGKVMPTVFALFTMGSMASLALPGMSGFASELSVFVGITTSDLYSTTFRTVTVFLAAVGLVLTPIYLLSMLRQLFYGTGSHPLCNLEGQKVQGSGELEAVCFGTSCVLPAQAHYDDARPREVFIAACFLIPIIAVGFYPKLATQIYDATTVAVNQEIRASYDEFAQAKGLTYAESPLKAPEILSLRP, encoded by the coding sequence ATGACGGAACAACTTCCTTGGCTTTCGATCCTGATCCTCCTGCCGCTGGTGGCCGCCTTCCTCATCCCGCTGTTACCAGATAAAGAAGGAAAACAAGTCCGCTGGTATGCCCTCGGTGTGGCGCTAGCGGATTTTATTTTGATGATTTATGTTTTCAGTCGGAACTACGACATTACCAGTAGTTCCCTACAGTTAGCGGAAAAGTATCCCTGGATTCCGCAGTTTGGCCTAAGCTGGAGCGTCTCTGTGGATGGAATTTCCATGCCCCTAGTATTGCTGGCAGGCTTGGTCACGACCCTATCTATCTTTGCGGCCTGGCAGGTTAATCACAAACCCCGCCTATTTTATTTTTTAATGCTGGTGCTCTATGCGGCCCAAATCGGTGTCTTCGTAGCCCAGGACATGCTACTCCTGTTCATTATGTGGGAACTGGAACTGGTTCCCGTTTACCTTCTTGTTTCTATCTGGGGGGGGCAAAAGCGTCAGTACGCTGCGATGAAATTCCTGCTCTACACCGCTGCCGCCTCGATCTTTATCTTGGTGGCGGCCCTGGGTATGGCGTTCTACGGCAATCAAGTCACCTTTGATATGGTGGAATTGGGTCTGAAAAATTATCCCCTGGCCCTGGAACTCTTTCTCTACGGTGGCCTGTTGTTGGCCTTTGGGGTCAAGCTGGCGGTTTTCCCCCTGCATACTTGGCTCCCCGATGCCCACGGTGAAGCTTCAGCACCGGTTTCTATGATTCTGGCGGGTGTGCTTTTGAAGATGGGGGGCTATGGCCTCCTGCGGCTAAACCTGGGGATTCTTGACCAGGCCCACGTTTACTTTGCACCTATTTTGGTGATCCTAGGCGTTGTCAATATCGTCTACGGGGCCTTTACTTCCTTTGCCCAGACCAACATGAAACGACGTTTGGCCTATTCGTCGGTTTCTCACATGGGTTTTGTCCTACTGGGGATTGCCTCCTTCACGGATCTTGGCATTAGCGGGGCCATGCTCCAGATGCTTTCCCATGGTCTGATTGCAGCGGTACTCTTCTTCCTGGCCGGGGTAACCTACGACCGTACCCACACCCTTTCTTTGCCGGACATGGGCAATATTGGTAAAGTGATGCCCACCGTCTTTGCCCTCTTCACCATGGGGTCGATGGCTTCCTTGGCCCTGCCGGGCATGAGCGGTTTTGCCAGCGAACTTTCGGTCTTTGTCGGCATCACCACTAGCGACCTCTACAGCACTACCTTCCGTACCGTGACGGTATTCCTGGCAGCTGTCGGCCTGGTGTTAACGCCCATCTATCTCCTCTCTATGCTCCGTCAACTCTTCTACGGCACCGGTAGTCATCCCCTCTGTAATTTAGAAGGGCAGAAAGTTCAGGGCTCAGGAGAACTCGAGGCCGTTTGTTTTGGCACTAGTTGTGTGTTACCCGCGCAGGCCCATTACGATGACGCCCGGCCCCGAGAGGTCTTTATTGCAGCTTGTTTCTTGATTCCGATTATTGCTGTGGGCTTCTATCCCAAACTGGCGACTCAGATCTACGACGCCACGACGGTGGCCGTGAATCAAGAAATTCGGGCTTCCTACGACGAATTTGCCCAAGCAAAAGGCCTGACCTATGCAGAATCCCCCCTCAAGGCGCCGGAAATTTTAAGTTTGCGCCCCTAG
- a CDS encoding AAA family ATPase, with the protein MDFQGEFELLLRACYPLLYIPTCEEERVEAVIRDCAQKLGNRAVYCWDFVEGYQGNPNSEGVGKRNPLQALELVEKLPANIGGIFILRDFHRFLEDIAIARKLRNLARSLKSQPKNLVLLSPDVRIPAELTEVITVLDFPLPARSEIQAEIQKLLLTMGQTLDSKLLEELARSAQGLSLERIRRVLTRCLASHGHIEPEDVELILEEKRQSIRQTQILDFYPATERISDIGGLDNLKEWLLRRGGAFGERARSYGLPYPRGLLLVGIQGTGKSLTAKAIAHHWHLPLLRLDVGRLFGGLVGESEARTRQMIALAEALAPCIFWIDEIDKAFAGVDGRGDGGTTSRVFGTFITWLAEKTSPVFVVATANNIQSLPPELLRKGRFDEIFFVGLPSEQEREAIFNVHLSRLRPHNLPAYDLKRLAYETPDFSGAEIEQILIEAMHLGFSQNRDFTTDDILEAASQLIPLARTAQEQIQQLQAWAAAGKARLASRDSRFNGLL; encoded by the coding sequence ATGGATTTCCAGGGAGAATTTGAACTCCTTCTCCGGGCTTGTTATCCCCTACTCTACATTCCGACCTGTGAAGAGGAAAGAGTAGAGGCCGTTATTCGGGATTGTGCCCAAAAACTCGGCAATCGAGCTGTTTATTGTTGGGATTTTGTAGAAGGTTATCAAGGTAACCCTAATAGTGAAGGAGTCGGCAAACGCAACCCACTCCAGGCCCTGGAGTTAGTGGAAAAACTGCCCGCTAACATAGGAGGCATTTTTATCCTGCGCGACTTCCATCGTTTTCTAGAGGACATTGCCATTGCCCGGAAGTTGCGGAATCTTGCCCGTTCCCTGAAGTCCCAGCCTAAAAACTTAGTGTTACTTTCCCCGGATGTGCGCATTCCTGCCGAGTTAACGGAGGTGATCACTGTTCTGGATTTTCCCTTGCCGGCCCGCTCAGAAATTCAGGCCGAAATCCAAAAACTCCTGTTGACCATGGGCCAAACTCTTGACTCAAAATTGTTAGAGGAACTAGCCCGCTCGGCCCAGGGCCTATCCTTGGAGCGAATTCGGCGTGTTTTGACCCGCTGTCTGGCCAGCCATGGCCACATTGAGCCGGAGGATGTGGAGTTAATCCTAGAAGAAAAACGACAATCAATTCGCCAGACCCAAATTCTTGACTTCTATCCCGCTACGGAACGGATCAGCGACATCGGCGGCCTCGATAATCTCAAGGAATGGCTGTTGCGTCGAGGCGGGGCCTTTGGCGAACGGGCCCGTAGTTATGGCCTGCCCTATCCCCGCGGCCTTCTGCTAGTCGGCATCCAAGGTACGGGGAAGTCTCTGACCGCTAAGGCCATTGCCCACCATTGGCATCTGCCCCTGCTTCGTTTGGATGTAGGCCGTTTATTTGGCGGCCTAGTGGGGGAATCCGAAGCCCGAACCCGTCAAATGATCGCCTTAGCCGAAGCCCTGGCCCCCTGCATTTTTTGGATTGATGAAATTGACAAAGCCTTTGCGGGGGTAGATGGTCGGGGAGATGGCGGCACTACTAGTCGGGTGTTTGGGACTTTTATCACCTGGTTAGCGGAAAAAACCTCGCCGGTGTTTGTGGTGGCAACGGCTAATAATATCCAATCATTGCCCCCGGAGTTACTGCGCAAGGGCCGTTTCGATGAGATTTTCTTTGTTGGCCTGCCCTCCGAGCAAGAGCGGGAAGCCATTTTCAATGTCCACTTATCCCGTCTGCGGCCCCATAATTTACCGGCCTACGACCTGAAGCGGCTTGCCTACGAAACCCCCGATTTTTCTGGGGCGGAAATTGAGCAAATTCTGATCGAAGCTATGCACTTGGGCTTTAGTCAAAATCGAGATTTCACCACCGATGATATTTTAGAAGCCGCTAGTCAACTGATTCCCTTGGCCCGGACGGCCCAAGAGCAAATTCAACAACTCCAGGCCTGGGCCGCCGCCGGTAAGGCCCGTTTGGCCTCCCGCGATAGTCGCTTCAATGGTTTGCTGTAG
- a CDS encoding LptF/LptG family permease, with protein MLLPKFLPSWYTTLVFRPYGSIMDRYLATQLIPPFIFSVGLVATLGVAVGNLSDLANKIVEKQLPVLKALEILILKVPEFVAYALPISVMLTTLMTFGRLSSDSEIIALRSCGVSLYRIVLPAIILSLGVTVGTFMMNEWVVPAANYQATSILVNAIQEEHPFWQTRDIFYPEFETLTLANGQTSRRLKNLVYAERFDGKTMQALTVLSWAGTNLKQILISHQATWNEQQQKWEFFEGTLYKLSPDSSYQEALPFQHQTLDLPKAAFDFARQSRDPYEMNIIQARQYMDILRLIGDTKKLNFFQVRTEQKIAFPFVCMVFALVGSALGTQPQKVSRAKSFGLSIAVIFIYYLLSFLLGSLGMIEWVSPVVAAWGPNLIGLGFGLWLIYQFNHHV; from the coding sequence ATGCTCCTCCCTAAGTTTTTACCCTCCTGGTACACGACTCTCGTTTTTCGGCCCTACGGGTCGATTATGGACCGCTACCTGGCCACGCAACTGATCCCGCCGTTTATTTTTAGCGTTGGACTCGTCGCCACCCTGGGGGTTGCGGTGGGCAATCTTTCGGATCTGGCTAACAAAATTGTGGAAAAACAATTGCCGGTGCTCAAGGCCCTGGAAATTCTGATTCTCAAAGTGCCGGAATTTGTGGCCTACGCGCTTCCTATTTCGGTCATGCTGACCACCTTGATGACCTTTGGCCGCCTAAGCAGTGACAGTGAAATCATTGCCCTGCGTAGTTGTGGTGTTAGTTTGTACCGAATTGTTTTGCCGGCGATTATTTTGAGCCTGGGGGTTACGGTCGGAACCTTTATGATGAATGAATGGGTTGTTCCTGCCGCTAACTATCAAGCCACCAGCATTCTCGTTAATGCGATTCAAGAAGAGCATCCCTTTTGGCAGACCCGCGATATTTTTTATCCTGAATTTGAAACCCTGACCCTGGCCAATGGGCAAACCAGTCGTCGCTTGAAAAACTTGGTTTACGCCGAGCGCTTCGATGGTAAAACGATGCAGGCACTGACCGTATTGAGCTGGGCTGGAACTAATTTAAAACAAATTTTGATCTCCCACCAGGCTACTTGGAATGAGCAACAACAAAAGTGGGAGTTTTTTGAGGGGACACTCTATAAACTCTCGCCGGATAGCTCCTACCAAGAGGCCCTACCCTTTCAACACCAGACCCTCGATCTGCCCAAGGCCGCCTTTGATTTCGCCCGCCAAAGTCGTGACCCCTACGAAATGAACATCATCCAGGCTCGGCAATATATGGATATTTTGCGCCTCATTGGGGATACCAAAAAGCTTAATTTTTTCCAAGTTAGAACTGAGCAAAAAATAGCTTTTCCTTTTGTTTGTATGGTGTTTGCCTTGGTGGGCTCGGCTCTGGGAACTCAGCCCCAAAAAGTCAGCCGAGCAAAAAGTTTTGGTCTAAGTATTGCGGTTATTTTTATCTACTATTTACTCAGTTTTTTGCTGGGAAGTTTAGGCATGATTGAATGGGTATCCCCGGTGGTAGCGGCCTGGGGGCCAAACCTAATCGGCCTGGGTTTTGGTCTGTGGTTAATTTATCAATTCAATCATCATGTTTAG
- a CDS encoding photosystem II protein Y, with amino-acid sequence MDWRVIIVLSPLLIAGAWALFNIGAAAIRQFQDVLSREN; translated from the coding sequence ATGGATTGGCGCGTCATTATTGTTCTTAGTCCGCTGCTGATTGCTGGTGCCTGGGCCCTTTTTAATATTGGTGCCGCCGCAATCAGACAATTTCAGGATGTTCTTAGCCGCGAAAACTGA
- a CDS encoding gamma carbonic anhydrase family protein, which translates to MSDWNISLTVPDLSAAAFVAPNATVIGNVYLAPRSSVWYGAVLRGDLERIEVGVGTNIQDGAILHGDPGAVTCLEDWVTVGHRAVIHSAHIEQGCLVGIGAIILNQVRLGAGSVIGAGAVVTKNIPPRSLVMGVPGKVVREVTEVEAQDLIQHAQHYAQLALVHAGKGTALGFPRGQD; encoded by the coding sequence ATGTCCGACTGGAATATTTCTTTGACTGTCCCCGATCTGTCTGCCGCGGCCTTTGTGGCCCCCAATGCCACTGTGATCGGTAACGTCTATCTCGCCCCTAGAAGTAGTGTGTGGTATGGGGCTGTTCTGCGGGGGGATCTCGAACGGATTGAGGTCGGTGTTGGAACCAATATTCAGGACGGGGCCATTCTCCATGGCGATCCTGGTGCCGTCACCTGTCTAGAGGATTGGGTTACGGTGGGCCATCGGGCGGTGATCCACAGTGCCCACATTGAGCAGGGCTGTCTGGTTGGCATTGGGGCCATTATCCTTAACCAAGTGCGCTTGGGAGCCGGCAGTGTTATTGGCGCTGGGGCAGTGGTCACAAAGAATATTCCCCCCCGCTCTCTGGTGATGGGAGTTCCCGGTAAAGTAGTACGAGAAGTCACGGAAGTGGAGGCCCAGGACTTGATCCAACACGCCCAGCATTACGCCCAACTGGCCTTAGTGCATGCGGGCAAAGGGACGGCGCTTGGATTCCCAAGGGGTCAGGATTAG
- a CDS encoding TIGR02652 family protein, whose translation MLNPSLQYPPFGPEIQCPHCRQLIPALTLTDSYLCPRHGAFEVDVNTKELVHLQSGRHWRLWQGEWYRQHTHPDGIRFEIHEALDRLYGEGYRATKVIIAHRYKALVSAYLERNHSRRSLEENTLPRLYGLPVEFSAAQAAEPCWEVINFDLEKELGVPKRYPYFRLFE comes from the coding sequence ATGCTGAATCCCAGTTTACAGTATCCGCCCTTTGGCCCTGAAATTCAGTGTCCCCATTGTCGCCAGCTCATTCCGGCGCTGACCCTCACCGATAGCTATCTTTGTCCTCGCCATGGGGCCTTCGAGGTAGATGTCAACACCAAGGAACTCGTTCATTTACAATCGGGACGGCATTGGCGCCTGTGGCAGGGGGAATGGTACCGCCAGCATACCCACCCGGATGGTATCCGCTTTGAGATCCATGAAGCACTAGATCGTTTGTATGGTGAAGGATACCGGGCGACCAAGGTCATTATTGCCCATCGCTACAAGGCCCTGGTCAGTGCTTACTTAGAGCGCAATCATTCCCGTCGTAGCCTCGAAGAAAATACGCTACCCCGCCTCTACGGTCTACCGGTGGAGTTTAGTGCAGCCCAGGCCGCGGAGCCGTGCTGGGAGGTCATTAATTTTGACCTAGAAAAAGAACTGGGGGTCCCCAAACGCTATCCTTACTTTCGTCTGTTTGAATAG
- a CDS encoding VOC family protein: MQLHHVSIRTADIHRALAFYEALGFSVQERFTTGFTLACWLEGLGSRLELIQIPEPKPALDAFHDEHYVGYYHLSFELPPDGPSLGHWLEGFEIKLQALALPWKLLLAPQPQMIGDHLYEVLFLADPDGLALEFIRRLPRLG; encoded by the coding sequence ATGCAGTTACATCACGTTTCCATCCGCACGGCCGACATTCACCGGGCTCTGGCCTTTTACGAAGCCCTCGGCTTTTCCGTACAAGAACGCTTCACTACCGGCTTTACTCTGGCCTGTTGGCTAGAGGGCCTGGGTAGTCGGCTGGAACTGATACAAATTCCTGAACCGAAACCGGCCCTCGATGCTTTTCACGATGAGCACTACGTCGGCTACTATCACCTATCCTTTGAATTGCCCCCGGATGGGCCAAGTCTAGGCCATTGGCTAGAAGGGTTTGAGATAAAGCTCCAAGCCCTGGCTCTGCCCTGGAAACTCCTACTGGCCCCGCAACCACAGATGATCGGCGACCATCTCTATGAAGTGTTATTCTTGGCCGACCCGGATGGCCTGGCCCTAGAGTTTATCCGGCGATTGCCCCGCCTCGGCTAA